One part of the Arabidopsis thaliana chromosome 1 sequence genome encodes these proteins:
- a CDS encoding DNA glycosylase superfamily protein (DNA glycosylase superfamily protein; FUNCTIONS IN: DNA-3-methyladenine glycosylase I activity, catalytic activity; INVOLVED IN: DNA repair, base-excision repair; LOCATED IN: cellular_component unknown; CONTAINS InterPro DOMAIN/s: DNA glycosylase (InterPro:IPR011257), Methyladenine glycosylase (InterPro:IPR005019); BEST Arabidopsis thaliana protein match is: DNA glycosylase superfamily protein (TAIR:AT1G80850.1); Has 3684 Blast hits to 3684 proteins in 1581 species: Archae - 10; Bacteria - 3170; Metazoa - 10; Fungi - 2; Plants - 164; Viruses - 0; Other Eukaryotes - 328 (source: NCBI BLink).), producing the protein MSVPPRFRSVNSDEREFRSVLGPTGNKLQRKPPGMKLEKPMMEKTIIDSKDEKAKKPTTPASPRTTLKQCSSLCSSILRKNSASMTASYSSDASSSCESSPLSVASSSSCKKVVRRSGSVSSTRKLSVGKEEEKVSGDCFADGRKRCAWITPKADPCYVAFHDEEWGVPVHDDKKLFELLCLSGALAELSWTDILSRRHILREVFMDFDPVAVAELNDKKLTAPGTAAISLLSEVKIRSILDNSRHVRKIIAECGSLKKYMWNFVNNKPTQSQFRYQRQVPVKTSKAEFISKDLVRRGFRSVSPTVIYSFMQAAGLTNDHLIGCFRYQDCCVDAETTTTTKAKKKNERESDK; encoded by the exons ATGTCGGTTCCTCCTAGATTCCGGTCCGTAAATTCCGATGAGCGAGAGTTCCGATCAGTTCTTGGTCCTACCGGGAACAAGCTGCAGAGGAAACCACCGGGGATGAAACTGGAGAAGCCGATGATGGAGAAGACCATCATCGACTCAAAAGATGAGAAAGCGAAGAAACCAACTACTCCGGCTTCACCAAGGACGACTCTGAAGCAATGCTCGTCTCTTTGCTCTTCGATTTTGAGAAAGAATAGTGCTTCAATGACTGCTTCGTATTCCTCTGATGCTTCGTCTTCGTGTGAGTCATCGCCTTTGAGCGTGGCGTCTTCTTCGAGCTGTAAGAAGGTTGTGAGGCGAAGTGGGTCTGTCTCTTCTACAAGGAAGCTGAGTGttgggaaagaagaagagaaggtttCTGGTGATTGCTTCGCTGATGGTCGTAAAAGGTGTGCTTGGATCACACCTAAAGCTG ACCCGTGCTATGTTGCTTTCCATGACGAAGAATGGGGAGTTCCTGTACATGACGACAA GAAGCTTTTTGAGTTATTATGCCTCTCTGGTGCTCTAGCCGAACTCTCATGGACCGACATTCTCTCCAGAAGACATATACTCAG GGAAGTTTTTATGGACTTCGATCCAGTCGCTGTAGCTGAATTGAATGACAAAAAGTTAACAGCGCCAGGTACTGCTGCCATTTCCTTACTATCAGAGGTCAAGATACGATCAATCCTCGATAACTCACGCCATGTGCGCAAG ATTATAGCTGAATGTGGATCATTGAAGAAGTACATGTGGAACTTTGTGAACAACAAGCCTACACAGAGCCAATTCAGGTATCAGCGCCAAGTCCCTGTGAAGACATCGAAAGCTGAGTTTATAAGCAAAGATCTTGTACGCAGAGGCTTTCGCAGCGTTAGTCCAACAGTTATTTACTCCTTCATGCAAGCAGCTGGACTCACGAATGATCATCTCATAGGCTGCTTCAGATACCAAGACTGTTGCGTAGATgcagagacaacaacaacaacgaaggcgaagaagaagaacgagagagagagtgataaATAA
- the PnsB1 gene encoding NDH-dependent cyclic electron flow 1 (NDH-dependent cyclic electron flow 1 (NDF1); INVOLVED IN: photosynthetic electron transport in photosystem I; LOCATED IN: chloroplast thylakoid membrane, chloroplast, NAD(P)H dehydrogenase complex (plastoquinone); EXPRESSED IN: 21 plant structures; EXPRESSED DURING: 13 growth stages; Has 119 Blast hits to 119 proteins in 57 species: Archae - 0; Bacteria - 90; Metazoa - 0; Fungi - 0; Plants - 29; Viruses - 0; Other Eukaryotes - 0 (source: NCBI BLink).), producing the protein MASSLPLLPKPISPFFKTPPFSTSKPLVFLNFQTRLTSRSSDVSVNLKKKNNPWLDPFDSGEDPDNEYGSLFADGKQDEDPRPPDNPDNPYGFLKFPKGYTVELASLPLKIRGDVRRCCCVISGGVYENLLFFPTIQLIKDRYPGVQVDILTTERGKQTYELNKNVRWANVYDPDDHWPEPAEYTDMIGLLKGRYYDMVLSTKLAGLGHAAFLFMTTARDRVSYIYPNVNSAGAGLMLSETFTAENTNLSELGYSMYTQMEDWLGRPFRSVPRTPLLPLRVSISRKVKEVVAAKYRNAGAVTGKFIVIHGIESDSKASMQSKGDADSLLSLEKWAKIIKGVRGFKPVFVIPHEKERENVEDFVGDDTSIVFITTPGQLAALINDSAGVIATNTAAIQLANARDKPCIGLFSSEEKGKLFVPYAEEKSNCVIIASKTGKLADIDIGTVKNAMQVFEGSLALV; encoded by the exons ATGGCTTCTTCACTTCCTCTGTTACCCAAACCCATTTCCCCATTCTTTAAAACGCCGCCGTTTTCTACCTCCAAACCACTCGTCTTCCTCAACTTTCAAACTCGTCTTACGTCGAGATCTTCCGATGTATCGGTCAatctcaagaagaagaataatccGTGGCTCGACCCGTTTGATAGCGGTGAAGACCCGGATAACGAATACGGGTCCTTGTTTGCCGACGGAAAACAAGACGAGGATCCAAGACCACCGGATAATCCTGATAACCCTTACGGCTTCTTGAAGTTTCCAAAGGGTTACACCGTCGAGCTTGCTTCTTTACCGTTGAAAATCAGAGGAGATGTTAGACGATGTTGCTGCGTTATCTCCGGTGGCGTTTACGAGAATCTACTCTTTTTCCCGACTATTCAGCTAATCAAAGACAG GTATCCTGGTGTTCAGGTAGATATATTAACGACTGAAAGAGGAAAACAAACATACGAGCTAAACAAAAACGTGAGATGGGCCAATGTGTATGATCCGGATGATCATTGGCCTGAACCAGCTGAATACACAGACATGATCGGACTCCTCAAA GGAAGGTACTATGACATGGTTCTGTCCACGAAGCTAGCAGGGTTAGGCCACGCAGCGTTCTTGTTCATGACAACGGCTCGAGACAGGGTTAGTTACATTTACCCGAATGTTAACTCTGCAGGAGCTGGTCTGATGCTGTCCGAGACCTTTACAGCAGAAAATACCAACCTTTCAGAATTAGGTTATAGCAT GTATACTCAGATGGAAGATTGGTTAGGAAGACCGTTTAGGAGTGTTCCAAGGACTCCTCTGTTGCCACTTAGGGTATCGATTTCACGGAAAGTGAAAGAGGTTGTGGCTGCAAAGTATAGGAATGCTGGAGCAGTGACGGGGAAGTTTATAGTGATTCATGGTATTGAATCAGATTCTAAGGCATCAATGCAATCAAAAGGAGATGCTGATAGTTTACTTTCACTTGAAAAATGGGCTAAGATTATAAAGGGTGTAAG GGGATTCAAGCCGGTCTTTGTGATTCCacatgagaaagaaagagaaaacgtTGAAGATTTTGTGGGTGATGATACATCTATAGTGTTCATCACAACACCAGGACAG TTGGCTGCTCTGATAAACGATTCTGCTGGAGTCATCGCAACAAACACAGCTGCGATTCAACTAGCTAATGCGCGAGACAAACCATG tATTGGGTTGTTCTCTTCAGAAGAGAAAGGGAAGCTCTTTGTACCGTATGCAGAAGAGAAGAGTAACTGTGTAATTATTGCTTCGAAGACTGGAAAACTAGCAGATATCGACATTGGAACTGTTAAAAATGCAATGCAGGTCTTTGAAGGATCATTGGCTCTCGTGTAG
- the CNGC7 gene encoding cyclic nucleotide gated channel 7 (cyclic nucleotide gated channel 7 (CNGC7); FUNCTIONS IN: ion channel activity, cyclic nucleotide binding, calmodulin binding; INVOLVED IN: response to cadmium ion; LOCATED IN: membrane; EXPRESSED IN: male gametophyte, flower, cultured cell, pollen tube; EXPRESSED DURING: L mature pollen stage, M germinated pollen stage, 4 anthesis; CONTAINS InterPro DOMAIN/s: Cyclic nucleotide-binding (InterPro:IPR000595), Ion transport (InterPro:IPR005821), Cyclic nucleotide-binding-like (InterPro:IPR018490), Potassium channel, voltage-dependent, EAG/ELK/ERG (InterPro:IPR003938), RmlC-like jelly roll fold (InterPro:IPR014710); BEST Arabidopsis thaliana protein match is: cyclic nucleotide gated channel 8 (TAIR:AT1G19780.1); Has 3586 Blast hits to 3408 proteins in 277 species: Archae - 0; Bacteria - 66; Metazoa - 1555; Fungi - 86; Plants - 1001; Viruses - 0; Other Eukaryotes - 878 (source: NCBI BLink).) has protein sequence MYKSQYISGQREKFVRLDDIDSSSSPATGMMMQRNCFGFNLKNRGGEKKKASKSFREGVKKIRSEGLITIGKSVTRAVFPEDLRITEKKIFDPQDKTLLVWNRLFVISCILAVSVDPLFFYLPIVDNSGSSCIGIDTKLAVTTTTLRTIVDVFYLTRMALQFRTAYIAPSSRVFGRGELVIDPAKIAERYLTRYFVVDFLAVLPLPQIAVWKFLHGSKGSDVLPTKTALLNIVIVQYIPRFVRFIPLTSELKKTAGAFAEGAWAGAAYYLLWYMLASHITGAFWYMLSVERNDTCWRFACKVQPDPRLCVQILYCGTKFVSSGETEWIKTVPELLKSNCSAKADDSKFNYGIYGQAISSGIVSSTTFFSKFCYCLWWGLQNLSTLGQGLQTSTFPGEVLFSIAIAIAGLLLFALLIGNMQTYLQSLTVRLEEMRIKRRDSEQWMHHRSLPQNLRERVRRYDQYKWLETRGVDEENIVQSLPKDLRRDIKRHLCLNLVRRVPLFANMDERLLDAICERLKPSLFTESTYIVREGDPVNEMMFIIRGRLESVTTDGGRSGFFNRGLLKEGDFCGEELLTWALDPKAGSNLPSSTRTVKALTEVEAFALEAEELKFVASQFRRLHSRQVQQTFRFYSQQWRTWASCFIQAAWRRYSRRKNAELRRIEEKEEELGYEDEYDDESDKRPMVITRSESSSRLRSTIFASRFAANALKGHRLRSSESSKTLINLQKPPEPDFDAE, from the exons ATGTACAAATCCCAATACATAAGCGGCCAAAGAGAAAAATTCGTTAg GTTAGATGATATAGATTCAAGTTCTTCTCCTGCGACTGGAATGATGATGCAGAGAAACTGTTTCGGATTTAACCTAAAGAACCGAGGAggtgaaaagaagaaagcatcCAAATCTTTCAGGGAAGGAGTTAAAAAAATCAGATCAGAAGGTCTAATAACCATCGGTAAATCCGTTACAAGAGCGGTTTTTCCAGAAGACTTAAGAataacagagaagaaaatctTTGATCCTCAAGACAAAACACTTCTCGTATGGAACAGATTGTTCGTCATTTCGTGTATTTTAGCTGTCTCTGTTGATCCTTTGTTCTTCTATCTTCCCATTGTCGATAATTCCGGAAGCAGCTGTATAGGGATTGATACGAAACTAGCTGTTACAACGACGACTCTTAGAACCATTGTTGACGTTTTTTACTTAACTAGAATGGCTCTTCAGTTTCGTACAGCTTATATAGCTCCTTCTTCTCGTGTGTTTGGTCGTGGTGAGCTTGTGATTGATCCTGCAAAGATCGCTGAACGCTATTTAACCCGTTATTTCGTCGTCGATTTTCTTGCAGTGCTGCCTTTACCGCAG ATTGCAGTGTGGAAGTTTCTTCACGGGTCTAAAGGATCGGATGTGTTACCAACGAAAACGGCATTGTTGAACATTGTAATTGTGCAGTATATTCCGAGATTCGTGAGGTTTATTCCGTTAACATCAGAGTTGAAGAAAACTGCAGGAGCTTTTGCCGAAGGAGCTTGGGCTGGTGCTGCTTATTATCTTCTCTGGTATATGCTTGCAAGCCAC ATAACTGGAGCGTTTTGGTACATGTTGTCAGTGGAGCGTAACGATACTTGTTGGAGATTTGCGTGTAAAGTTCAGCCAGATCCGCGACTCTGTGTTCAGATTCTGTATTGTGGGACTAAATTTGTGAGCAGTGGAGAAACTGAATGGATCAAAACAGTCCCTGAGCTTCTTAAGAGCAATTGTTCTGCTAAAGCAGATGATTCAAAGTTTAACTATGGGATATACGGTCAGGCTATATCTTCAGGCATTgtatcatcaacaacatttttctcCAAGTTCTGTTATTGTCTATGGTGGGGTCTTCAAAATCTCAG CACGTTAGGTCAAGGGCTGCAGACAAGTACATTTCCAGGAgaggttttgttttccattgCGATTGCTATAGCTGGGCTTCTTCTTTTCGCGCTTCTCATCGGGAATATGCAGACTTATCTTCAGTCACTTACTGTTCGTCTCGAGGAAATGAGGATCAAAAGACGTGACTCAGAACAGTGGATGCATCACAGGTCACTTCCACAAAATTTGAGGGAAAGAGTCAGACGCTATGATCAATACAAATGGTTAGAGACAAGAGGTGTAGACGAAGAAAACATAGTTCAGAGTTTACCTAAGGATCTCAGAAGAGACATCAAACGCCATCTCTGTCTGAATTTAGTTAGGAGG GTTCCTCTGTTTGCTAATATGGATGAAAGATTACTTGACGCAATCTGTGAGAGATTAAAGCCGAGTCTTTTCACGGAAAGCACTTACATTGTGCGTGAAGGAGACCCCGTTAACGAAATGATGTTCATAATCCGAGGCCGGTTAGAAAGTGTAACAACAGATGGGGGAAGAAGCGGTTTCTTCAACAGAGGGTTGTTAAAAGAAGGAGACTTTTGTGGTGAAGAGCTTCTGACATGGGCTCTTGACCCTAAAGCAGGCTCAAACTTACCTTCTTCCACAAGAACAGTGAAGGCTCTGACTGAAGTAGAGGCTTTCGCTCTTGAAGCTGAAGAGCTGAAGTTTGTAGCAAGTCAGTTTAGGAGACTTCATAGTCGACAGGTTCAACAAACATTTAGGTTTTACTCTCAGCAATGGAGAACTTGGGCTTCTTGCTTCATCCAAGCTGCTTGGCGTCGCTATTCAAGAAGGAAAAACGCTGAATTGAGAcggattgaagaaaaagaagaagaattgggTTATGAagatgaatatgatgatgagagtgACAAGAGGCCTATGGTTATCACAAGAAGTGAGTCTTCTTCTAGACTGCGTTCAACGATATTTGCATCAAGATTTGCTGCTAATGCATTGAAAGGGCACAGACTTAGGAGCTCAGAGAGTTCAAAGACCTTGATAAATCTGCAAAAGCCTCCGGAACCTGATTTTGATGCTGAATAA
- a CDS encoding GAG1At protein (unknown protein; BEST Arabidopsis thaliana protein match is: unknown protein (TAIR:AT1G80890.1); Has 41 Blast hits to 40 proteins in 10 species: Archae - 0; Bacteria - 0; Metazoa - 0; Fungi - 0; Plants - 41; Viruses - 0; Other Eukaryotes - 0 (source: NCBI BLink).), which produces MGNETKTNGGPASMAGGGGFRAKMEHYVYSGEKKHVLVGIGIVTIIFGVPWYLMTQGSKHQSHQDYMDKADKARKARLSSSSSANK; this is translated from the exons ATGGGAAATGAGACGAAGACCAACGGTGGTCCTGCAAGTATGGCCGGAGGCGGAGGATTCAGAGCTAAAATGGAACATTACGTTTACAGTGGTGAAAAGAAGCACGTCTTGGTCGGGATCGGAATCGTCACCATCATCTTCGGAGTTCCTTGGTATTTGATGACTCAAG GGTCAAAGCATCAATCTCACCAAGATTACATGGACAAGGCCGATAAAGCTCGAAAAGCACGCCTCTCATCGTCTTCATCAGCTAACAAGTAG
- the MGT2 gene encoding magnesium transporter 2 (magnesium transporter 2 (MGT2); FUNCTIONS IN: magnesium ion transmembrane transporter activity, metal ion transmembrane transporter activity; INVOLVED IN: transmembrane transport, metal ion transport; LOCATED IN: membrane; EXPRESSED IN: 32 plant structures; EXPRESSED DURING: 14 growth stages; CONTAINS InterPro DOMAIN/s: Mg2+ transporter protein, CorA-like (InterPro:IPR002523); BEST Arabidopsis thaliana protein match is: magnesium transporter 1 (TAIR:AT1G80900.1).): MSELKERLLPPRPASAMNLRDASVTRPSASGRPPLLGVDVLGLKKRGQGLRSWIRVDTSGNTQVMEVDKFTMMRRCDLPARDLRLLDPLFVYPSTILGREKAIVVNLEQIRCIITADEVLLLNSLDNYVLRYVVELQQRLKTSSVGEMWQQENSQLSRRRSRSFDNAFENSSPDYLPFEFRALEIALEAACTFLDSQASELEIEAYPLLDELTSKISTLNLERVRRLKSRLVALTRRVQKVRDEIEQLMDDDGDMAEMYLTEKKRRMEGSMYGDQSLLGYRSNDGLSVSAPVSPVSSPPDSRRLDKSLSIARSRHDSARSSEGAENIEELEMLLEAYFVVIDSTLNKLTSLKEYIDDTEDFINIQLDNVRNQLIQFELLLTTATFVVAIFGVVAGIFGMNFEIDFFNQPGAFRWVLIITGVCGFVIFSAFVWFFKYRRLMPL; this comes from the exons ATGTCTGAGCTAAAAGAGCGCCTGCTTCCTCCAAGACCTGCTTCAGCTATGAACCTCAGAGATGCTTCTGTGACTCGGCCTTCTGCTTCTGGAAGACCACCCCTTCTTGGAGTTGATGTCTTGGGTCTGAAGAAGCGTGGACAAGGCCTACGCTCTTGGATTCGTGTTGATACTTCTGGTAATACTCAGGTCATGGAGGTTGACAAGTTCACTATGATGCGTAGGTGTGACTTACCCGCCCGTGATTTAAGGCTGCTTGATCCCTTATTCGTGTATCCCTCTACTATCCTAGGCCGAGAGAAGGCTATTGTTGTCAACTTAGAGCAGATCCGTTGTATTATTACTGCAGACGAAGTTCTGCTTCTGAATTCCCTTGACAACTACGTGCTGCGCTATGTTGTTGAGTTGCAGCAGAGACTAAAGACTAGTAGTGTAGGTGAGATGTGGCAGCAGGAAAATTCCCAGTTGAGTAGGAGGAGGAGCAGGAGTTTTGACAATGCTTTTGAGAATTCATCCCCTGATTATTTACCTTTCGAGTTTAGAGCTCTTGAAATAGCCCTTGAAGCTGCTTGTACGTTTCTCGATTCCCAG GCTTCAGAGTTGGAGATTGAGGCATACCCGTTATTAGATGAGCTTACCTCAAAGATCAGTACACTAAACTTGGAGCGTGTGCGTAGACTAAAGAGCAGGCTTGTAGCACTGACAAGAAGAGTTCAGAAGGTTCGGGATGAGATCGAGCAGCTAATGGATGATGATGGAGATATGGCAGAAATGTATctaacagagaagaagaggagaatgGAAGGATCTATGTACGGTGACCAGTCCTTATTGGGTTACAGGTCAAATGATGGTCTATCTGTTTCTGCACCGGTGTCTCCTGTTTCTTCTCCACCTGATTCCCGAAGACTTGATAAAAGCTTGAGCATTGCGAGGAGTCGGCATGACAGTGCAAGGAGTTCTGAAGGTGCAGAGAATATAGAAGAGCTAGAGATGTTGCTGGAAGCTTACTTTGTCGTCATTGATAGTACTCTAAACAAGTTGACATCG TTAAAGGAGTACATTGATGACACTGAAGATTTCATTAACATTCAACTG GATAATGTGCGGAATCAGCTGATCCAGTTCGAGTTGCTTCTGACGACTGCAACGTTTGTTGTAGCCATATTTGGGGTCGTTGCTGGGATCTTTGGGATGAACTTTGAGATAGACTTCTTCAATCAGCCAGGTGCATTCAGATGGGTACTCATAATTACTGGAGTATGTGGCTTTGTGATATTTTCGGCATTCGTCTGGTTCTTCAAGTACAGAAGACTCATGCCTCTATAA